The Streptomyces racemochromogenes DNA segment TGGTCAGGTCGGCGAGGCCGCCGGTGACCGCGTAGCCGGCGGTCTGCGTGTTGCCGAGCTCAAGGACGTCCGGCGGGGTGTTCTCGGAGAGGGCGGTGGTGACCTTCTCCTGGATGCCCGTCCACTTCTGCTCCTCGACCTTGACCGTGACACCGGGGTGCTTGGCCGAGAACTCCTTGTTGACCTGCTCGATCCAGGCCTTGGGAGCGGAACCGTCCATGACCCAGACGGTGATCTCCTTGGCGCCACCCGACGCGTCGGACTCCGGCTTGTCGTCGCCGCCGTTGCCGCACGCCGCGACACCGACCATCATGCCCACGACACCGACCGCCGCAATGAGCTTGCGCTTCACGCCACCCTCCTCAGGGATGCTGCTGCTTTGCACCTTCCCTCGCCCGCCGCGGTGACGTACGTACCAAGTACTGCCGTGGGGCCGGGATCTGATCCACATTGGTTTAGACCAGTACCGGGAGCTTGGCCTAGACCTTTAGGGGTGTCAAGGGTCTAATGAGCGGGTGCTCGGTCCGTTATCGGACCGACACCTGGGGGAGGGGAGGAGGCCTGCCCTCCCGCCCGTGTCACCATGTGACCGCACATATCGGAGGAGCCGGTGACGGCAGCGAAACTGGAGTCGGGAAGGCGGGCGGCGATGGCCACCGAAGGGGCGACCACGGAGCCGGAAGGCGGGCCGGCCACTCGCACGGCGCGCGTGCCCAAGTACTACCGACTCAAGCGCCACTTGCTCGACATGACCGAAACGCTCCCCCCCGGCACGCCCGTGCCGCCCGAGCGTACTCTCGCGGCCGAGTTCGACACCTCCCGGACCACCGTCCGGCAGGCCCTGCAGGAACTCGTCGTCGAGGGCCGGCTGGAGCGCATCCAGGGCAAGGGCACCTTCGTCGCCAAGCCCAAGGTCTCCCAGCCGCTGCAACTCTCCTCCTACACCGAGGACATGCGCGCCCAGGGCCTGGAGCCCACGTCCCAGCTCCTGGACATCGGGTACGTCACCGCCGACGACACCCTCGCGGGCCTGCTGAAGATCGCCACGGGCGGACGGGTCCTGCGCATCGAGCGGCTGCGCCTGGCCAGCGGCGAACCGATGGCCATCGAGACCACCCACCTCTCGGCCAAGCGCTTCCCGGCGCTGCGCCGCTCCCTCGTCAAGTACACCTCGCTCTACACCGCCCTCGCCGAGGTGTACGACGTCCGGCTGGCCGAGGCCGAGGAGACCATCGAGACCTCCCTGGCCACCCCGCGCGAGGCCGGACTGCTCGGGACCGACGTGGGCCTGCCGATGCTGATGCTCTCCCGGCACTCCCTGGACGCCGACGGAGAACCGGTCGAATGGGTGCGATCGGTATATCGCGGCGACCGTTACAAATTCGTGGCCCGCCTCCAGCGACCCGCTACGTGATCAGCTGTTGACTGCCCACGGCCCTCGGTAGACGCTCGTACCGCTATGCGGACGGGGGCTTACTTCCACCGGTCAAGCCCCCGTAGATTCCGTGCGTTTACGCAAATGATCAACGAGGGGACGAGGGTCATGCCGGAACCGGGAGCAACAGGGACAGAAGCGGCGGGTCAAGGCGGCGGGCCGGGCTCGCCCTCCTCTTCGGGGAAGGCCTCCCCGCAGTCGATCGCCGTCTGGGTGGGCGTGGCCCTCGTCGGGGCCCTCGGCTGGGGCGTGCTCGCACTGTCCCGCGGTGAGGAGATCTCGGCCGCCTGGCTGCTCGCCGCCGCGCTGGGCTCGTACGCCATCGGCTACCGCTTCTACTCCCGCTTCATCGCCACCCGCGTCCTGCGGCTCGACAAGACGCGGGCCACCCCCGCCGAACGCCTCGACAACGGTGTCGACTTCCATCCCACCGACCGGCGCGTGCTCTTCGGCCACCACTTCGCCGCCGTCGCCGGCGCCGGCCCCCTGGTCGGCCCGGTGCTGGCCGCGCAGATGGGCTACCTGCCGGGCACCATCTGGATCGTCGCCGGCGTCATCTTCGCCGGCGCCGTCCAGGACATGGTGACCCTGTTCTTCTCCACCCGGCGCGACGGCCGCTCCCTCGGCCAGATGGCCCGCGACGAGATCGGCCCCGTCGGCGGCGCCGCCGCCCTCGTCGCCGTGTTCGTCATCATGGTCATCCTGCTGGCGGTCCTCGCACTGGTCATCGTCAACGCCCTGGCGCACTCCCCCTGGGGCGTCTTCTCCATCGGCATGACCATCCCGATCGCCCTGTTCATGGGCGTCTACCTGCGCGTCCTGCGGCCGGGCCGGGTCACCGAGGTCTCCGTCATAGGCGTCGCGCTGCTGCTCCTCGCCATCGTCGCCGGCGGCTGGGTCGCCGACTCCTCCTGGGCGGGCACCTTCACCCTGGAGAAGGAGACGCTGGTCATCTGGATGGTCGTGTACGGCTTCGTCGCCTCGGTGCTGCCGGTGTGGCTGCTGCTCGCGCCCCGCGACTACCTGTCCACCTTCATGAAGGTCGGCACGATCGCCCTGATGGCGGTCGGTGTCGTGATCGCGATGCCGACGCTGAAGATGCCCGCGGTCACCGACTTCGCCACCCGCGGCGACGGTCCGGTCTTCGCCGGCTCGATGTTCCCCTTCGTCTTCATCACCATCGCCTGCGGCGCCCTGTCCGGCTTCCACTCGCTCGTCGCCTCGGGCACCACCCCG contains these protein-coding regions:
- a CDS encoding GntR family transcriptional regulator, which gives rise to MATEGATTEPEGGPATRTARVPKYYRLKRHLLDMTETLPPGTPVPPERTLAAEFDTSRTTVRQALQELVVEGRLERIQGKGTFVAKPKVSQPLQLSSYTEDMRAQGLEPTSQLLDIGYVTADDTLAGLLKIATGGRVLRIERLRLASGEPMAIETTHLSAKRFPALRRSLVKYTSLYTALAEVYDVRLAEAEETIETSLATPREAGLLGTDVGLPMLMLSRHSLDADGEPVEWVRSVYRGDRYKFVARLQRPAT
- a CDS encoding carbon starvation CstA family protein, whose amino-acid sequence is MPEPGATGTEAAGQGGGPGSPSSSGKASPQSIAVWVGVALVGALGWGVLALSRGEEISAAWLLAAALGSYAIGYRFYSRFIATRVLRLDKTRATPAERLDNGVDFHPTDRRVLFGHHFAAVAGAGPLVGPVLAAQMGYLPGTIWIVAGVIFAGAVQDMVTLFFSTRRDGRSLGQMARDEIGPVGGAAALVAVFVIMVILLAVLALVIVNALAHSPWGVFSIGMTIPIALFMGVYLRVLRPGRVTEVSVIGVALLLLAIVAGGWVADSSWAGTFTLEKETLVIWMVVYGFVASVLPVWLLLAPRDYLSTFMKVGTIALMAVGVVIAMPTLKMPAVTDFATRGDGPVFAGSMFPFVFITIACGALSGFHSLVASGTTPKMIQKETQVRVIGYGAMLTESFVAVMAVIAASIIEPGLFFAVNSPGGVIGATVQTASKAVTDFGFAITPEALAQAAKDVEEASLLSRTGGAPTFALGMSEIFSSVIGGAGMKAFWYHFAIMFEALFILTTVDAGTRVGRFMLQDTLGNVHKSFKDVSWKPGVWLASAVVVGGWGYFLWVGVKDPLGGINQLFPLFGIANQLLAAVALAVCTTLLVKSGRLKWAWVTGVPLAWDVAVTLTASYQKVFSDDVKVGFFAQRDKYQTGIDAGKVLPPAKNMDDMHTVVTNATVDGVLSALFALLIVVVLVDAARVCLKAARNPQSVRLSEVPWTESRIIAPAGLIATAEEKAELAAAGLDGSGGKAAKEPVA